One genomic window of Campylobacter sp. MIT 99-7217 includes the following:
- a CDS encoding triose-phosphate isomerase, with amino-acid sequence MIFAANLKCNHTRASFALYAKALNEALKYTKNEDEIIVFPPSIAFLGEKLDFIQGTQNFYPCVNGAFTGELGKMHLDEFGINCVLIGHSERRALGEDHELLKAKFEFAKEHDFKIIFCVGEELECKKQGKTKEFLNKQLENLDLNYQNLIIAYEPIYSIGTGLSAEIKDIESVLTFLSSKTKAKLLYGGSVNEDNIKAILDIEHCGGVLVGSAALDVRKFINLIKG; translated from the coding sequence ATGATCTTTGCCGCAAATTTAAAGTGCAATCACACAAGAGCAAGTTTTGCACTTTATGCCAAAGCCTTAAATGAAGCCTTAAAATATACAAAAAATGAAGATGAAATTATTGTTTTTCCACCAAGCATAGCTTTTTTAGGAGAAAAATTAGATTTTATTCAAGGTACACAAAATTTCTATCCTTGCGTAAATGGCGCATTCACAGGCGAACTTGGCAAAATGCATTTAGATGAATTTGGTATAAACTGCGTTTTGATAGGGCATTCTGAACGCAGAGCTTTAGGCGAAGATCATGAGCTTTTAAAAGCTAAATTTGAGTTTGCAAAAGAGCATGATTTTAAAATTATCTTTTGTGTAGGCGAAGAGCTTGAGTGTAAAAAGCAGGGCAAAACGAAAGAATTTCTTAATAAACAGCTTGAAAATTTGGATTTAAACTATCAAAATTTAATTATCGCTTATGAGCCGATTTATTCTATTGGTACAGGTTTGAGTGCTGAGATAAAGGATATTGAAAGTGTCTTAACTTTTCTTAGTTCAAAGACTAAGGCTAAGCTTTTGTATGGTGGAAGCGTAAATGAGGACAATATAAAAGCGATTTTAGACATAGAGCATTGTGGTGGTGTTTTAGTGGGGAGCGCTGCCTTAGATGTGCGTAAATTTATAAATTTAATTAAAGGATAA
- the gap gene encoding type I glyceraldehyde-3-phosphate dehydrogenase, which translates to MAVKVAINGFGRIGRCVARIILERDDIELVAINDTTDIKLTKYLFKYDTVHGEFKGSVESDDHDLIINGKKIKVFKSRDIKELDFAKFGADVVLECTGAHLTKEKCQGFLDKGIKKVIMSAPAKDDTPTYVLGVNSNSYKGENIISNASCTTNCLGPVCRVLQDNFGIEKGLMTTIHAYTNGQSIIDAKARDKRRSRAAAQNIIPTSTGAAKAMKLVMPELEGKLHGQSMRVPVIDVSSVDLTAQLRKKTSKEEINEAFRKAAATNLKGLLLVDDDERVSSDFITCSYGAIVASDLTQVICDDFVKIVAWYDNEWGYSSRLVDMAVFIART; encoded by the coding sequence ATGGCTGTAAAAGTTGCGATAAATGGTTTTGGACGCATTGGTAGATGTGTTGCTAGAATCATCTTAGAACGAGATGATATAGAGCTTGTGGCGATCAATGACACTACAGATATTAAACTTACAAAATATCTTTTCAAATACGATACAGTTCATGGGGAATTTAAAGGAAGTGTTGAAAGTGATGATCATGATTTGATCATCAATGGTAAAAAAATTAAGGTTTTTAAAAGTCGTGATATAAAGGAGCTTGATTTTGCTAAATTTGGTGCTGATGTAGTGCTAGAATGCACAGGAGCTCACTTAACAAAGGAAAAATGTCAAGGTTTTTTGGACAAGGGTATTAAAAAAGTGATTATGAGTGCGCCAGCAAAAGATGACACGCCAACTTATGTTTTGGGCGTAAATTCTAACTCTTATAAGGGTGAAAATATCATTTCAAACGCAAGTTGCACTACGAATTGTTTAGGACCTGTGTGTCGCGTTTTGCAAGATAATTTTGGCATAGAAAAAGGACTTATGACAACTATTCATGCCTATACAAATGGACAAAGCATTATTGATGCAAAGGCGCGTGATAAAAGAAGAAGCCGTGCGGCTGCGCAAAATATTATCCCTACTTCAACCGGTGCGGCAAAGGCGATGAAACTTGTTATGCCAGAGCTTGAGGGCAAACTTCATGGTCAAAGCATGCGTGTGCCTGTCATTGATGTTTCAAGTGTAGATTTAACTGCTCAGCTTCGTAAAAAAACAAGCAAGGAAGAAATCAATGAAGCCTTTAGAAAGGCAGCTGCGACAAATTTAAAGGGACTTTTGCTTGTTGATGATGATGAGCGGGTTTCAAGCGATTTTATTACTTGTTCTTATGGGGCTATTGTAGCAAGCGATCTAACTCAGGTTATTTGCGATGATTTCGTAAAAATTGTAGCTTGGTATGACAATGAATGGGGCTATTCAAGTCGCTTGGTCGATATGGCTGTATTTATAGCAAGGACTTAG
- the nadD gene encoding nicotinate (nicotinamide) nucleotide adenylyltransferase, protein MKIAIFGGSFDPPHKGHDRIVKEALKCLDIDKLFIIPAFISPFKKGFFADETQRLKWVKKLWGNLEKVEISDFEIAQKRPVPSIESVEYLYKLYKPSKFYLLIGADHLKSLHLWHDFEKLSSLVEFVIANRDDIEIPKTFKDLNTHVNIASSFIRSTLDTNEVCDEIKDEVKDYYQKLQKTDTIS, encoded by the coding sequence ATGAAAATAGCAATTTTTGGCGGAAGTTTTGATCCGCCACACAAAGGACATGATCGTATCGTGAAGGAGGCTTTAAAATGCCTTGATATTGATAAACTTTTTATCATACCTGCCTTTATAAGTCCTTTTAAAAAAGGCTTTTTTGCAGATGAAACACAAAGGCTTAAATGGGTAAAAAAGCTTTGGGGAAATTTAGAAAAAGTTGAAATTTCTGATTTTGAAATTGCTCAAAAGCGTCCTGTACCAAGCATTGAAAGTGTTGAATATTTATATAAGCTTTATAAGCCCAGCAAATTTTATCTTTTAATTGGAGCTGATCATTTAAAAAGCTTACATCTTTGGCATGATTTCGAAAAGCTCAGCTCTTTAGTAGAATTTGTTATAGCAAATCGCGATGATATAGAAATTCCAAAAACTTTTAAGGATTTAAACACTCATGTAAATATTGCTTCTTCTTTTATCCGCTCAACCCTAGATACAAACGAAGTTTGTGATGAGATTAAGGACGAGGTAAAAGATTATTATCAAAAATTACAAAAAACAGATACAATTTCATAA
- a CDS encoding phosphoglycerate kinase → MSDIVSIKDIEIAGKKVFIRCDFNVPQDEFLNITDDRRIRSAIPTIRYCLDNGCSVILASHLGRPKEISSKYSLEPVAKRLARLMNKDVILAKNVIGEDAKKKVGELKPTEILILENLRFEKGETKNDENLAKELASMAEIYINDAFGVCHRAHASVEAITKFFAEGKKAAGFLLLKEIEFSKNLIKRPSRPFVAVVGGSKVSGKLQALTNLLPRVDKLIIGGGMAFTFLKSIGFDIGNSLLEEELIDEAKQILRKGKELGVKIYLPVDIVAAPTCSQESPVQYVSVQEIPNGWMGLDVGPASVTLFKEVIADAQTIWWNGPMGVFEIDKFSKGSIKMSHYIADTHATSVIGGGDTADVVARAGDVDEMTFISTGGGASLELIEGKELPGVKPLRIKEEQ, encoded by the coding sequence ATGAGTGATATTGTTTCAATTAAAGATATTGAGATTGCTGGTAAAAAAGTCTTTATAAGATGTGATTTTAATGTACCTCAAGATGAGTTTTTAAATATCACTGATGATAGGCGTATTCGTTCGGCTATTCCTACGATCAGATATTGCCTTGATAATGGTTGTAGCGTGATCTTAGCCTCTCACCTAGGACGCCCCAAGGAAATTAGTTCAAAATACTCTTTAGAACCTGTTGCTAAGCGTTTAGCAAGGCTTATGAATAAAGATGTGATTTTGGCTAAAAATGTTATAGGCGAAGATGCAAAAAAAAAGGTTGGTGAGTTAAAACCAACTGAGATTTTAATACTTGAAAATTTGCGTTTTGAAAAGGGTGAAACCAAAAACGATGAAAATTTAGCCAAAGAGCTTGCGAGCATGGCTGAAATTTATATTAATGATGCCTTTGGAGTTTGTCATAGAGCTCATGCAAGCGTTGAGGCTATCACTAAATTTTTTGCTGAGGGTAAAAAGGCGGCTGGATTTTTGCTTTTGAAAGAAATTGAGTTTTCTAAAAATCTTATCAAACGCCCATCTCGTCCCTTTGTTGCTGTTGTTGGAGGATCAAAGGTAAGTGGCAAGCTTCAAGCTTTGACAAATTTGCTTCCAAGGGTGGATAAACTTATCATTGGCGGAGGTATGGCTTTTACTTTTTTAAAGTCAATCGGCTTTGATATAGGTAACTCGCTTTTAGAAGAAGAGCTTATCGATGAAGCAAAGCAAATTTTGCGAAAAGGCAAAGAACTTGGCGTAAAAATTTATCTACCTGTTGATATAGTAGCTGCTCCAACTTGTTCTCAAGAATCACCTGTGCAGTATGTAAGCGTGCAAGAAATTCCAAATGGCTGGATGGGGCTTGATGTGGGACCTGCAAGTGTGACGCTTTTTAAAGAAGTTATTGCTGATGCACAGACGATTTGGTGGAATGGACCTATGGGCGTTTTTGAGATTGATAAATTTAGCAAAGGAAGCATTAAAATGAGCCATTATATCGCTGATACACATGCTACAAGTGTGATAGGTGGTGGCGATACGGCTGATGTTGTGGCTAGGGCTGGTGATGTTGATGAAATGACCTTTATTTCAACCGGTGGAGGTGCTAGCTTGGAGCTTATAGAGGGCAAGGAACTTCCGGGGGTAAAACCACTAAGAATTAAGGAAGAACAATGA
- the rsfS gene encoding ribosome silencing factor: MQTRIDAITQILDEKKAEDIQIFDMRGKDYFTDFVILATTLTQRHALSLIDELKTKLKAKGEEFLSIESSEDWSVIDLGDIIIHLLSEQYRLKYNIEELLNSLEKQKLGS, translated from the coding sequence ATGCAAACAAGAATTGATGCAATCACACAAATTTTAGATGAAAAAAAGGCTGAGGATATTCAAATTTTTGATATGAGAGGAAAGGATTATTTTACTGATTTTGTTATACTTGCAACCACCCTTACCCAAAGACATGCCCTATCTTTAATAGATGAGCTTAAAACAAAACTCAAAGCAAAAGGTGAAGAATTTTTAAGTATAGAAAGTAGTGAGGATTGGAGTGTGATTGATCTAGGAGATATCATCATTCATCTTTTAAGCGAGCAATATCGCTTAAAATACAATATAGAAGAACTTTTAAACTCTCTTGAAAAACAAAAACTTGGCTCATAA